In Juglans regia cultivar Chandler chromosome 13, Walnut 2.0, whole genome shotgun sequence, the following proteins share a genomic window:
- the LOC108987648 gene encoding LEAF RUST 10 DISEASE-RESISTANCE LOCUS RECEPTOR-LIKE PROTEIN KINASE-like 1.1 isoform X2: MASVSKSSVFFLLLYLVLFCSAKDDNKECTKEFDCGRPGMKFRFPLFSNTSNPDCGLFIRDCDTNTPKIQLVVGGSERSYEFVRFTWPHVIVIKDQLLPGKCEFLTNWSTLPSFPSFSLEIPTRNRTLYKCKRNRNVHNIPRPPKSFESHSCNNNEYEIWYSHSQERLPADASKSCSIIQLPIGDDDWLEPFEFEVLVRWSEYCLKCHEGGGYCQRRNGSVHCVKEKKRKWVIPLIAVVCPVLLISICLVGFTIWSYYKKKHASSNLLARAITYSRSDLEGGSVYFGVPLFSYSELQEATNNFDIEKELGDGGFGTVYYGKLRDGREVAVKRLYEHNYKRVEQFMNEVEILTRLRHTNLVSLYGCTSRHSRELLLVYEYIPNGTVADHIHGDRATPGSLTWPTRMSIAIETANALAYLHASDIIHRDVKTNNILLDNNFSVKVADFGLSRLFPTDVTHVSTAPQGTPGYVDPEYHQCYQLTSKSDVYSFGVVLIELISSLTAVDIGRHRHEINLANLAINKIEKSAFHELIDPHLGFHSDDEVKRMTISVASLAFQCVQQDKELRPSMDEVLKELHNIQSCKDVPKDQEKAYEDAGMLNIDTQTSPDCDEVGLLKTKQLPPSPNCVTDNWTSRSTTPFSSN, from the exons ATGGCTTCTGTCTCCAAGTCGTCTGTTTTCTTTCTGCTCTTATACCTCGTGCTGTTTTGCTCGGCTAAAGATGACAATAAAGAATGTACGAAGGAGTTTGATTGTGGAAGACCGGGCATGAAGTTCCGCTTCCCATTATTCTCCAATACCTCAAACCCAGATTGCGGCTTATTCATAAGAGATTGCGACACAAATACTCCGAAGATCCAACTTGTAGTTGGGGGCAGTGAAAGATCATATGAATTTGTACGCTTCACGTGGCCACACGTCATAGTTATCAAGGACCAACTGCTTCCCGGCAAATGCGAATTCCTAACCAATTGGAGTACTCTTCCCAGCTTTCCATCCTTCTCTCTTGAAATTCCCACACGAAATCGGACCCTGTATAAATGCAAACGCAACCGCAATGTCCATAATATTCCTCGCCCAccaaaaagttttgaaagtcATAGCTGCAATAATAATGAGTATGAAATCTGGTATAGTCATTCACAGGAGAGGCTTCCGGCCGATGCTTCTAAATCATGTTCAATTATTCAGCTCCCAATAGGCGATGATGACTGGTTAGAACCCTTTGAGTTCGAAGTTCTAGTGCGTTGGTCTGAATATTGTTTGAAGTGCCATGAAGGAGGTGGTTATTGTCAGCGTCGCAATGGTAGTGTTCATTGTGTCAAAG agaagaaaaggaaatgggtGATACCATTAATAG CTGTTGTATGCCCAGTCCTCTTGATCTCGATTTGCTTGGTGGGCTTTACTATCTGGAGCTATTACAAGAAAAAGCATGCTTCTTCGAACTTGTTGGCGAGGGCTATCACATACTCAAGATCAGACCTGGAAGGGGGGAGTGTCTACTTTGGAGTGCCTCTTTTCTCCTACAGTGAACTTCAAGAAGCCACCAATAACTTTGATATTGAAAAAGAACTTGGAGATGGAGGATTTGGAACTGTCTACTACG GGAAACTCCGTGATGGGCGGGAAGTTGCGGTCAAGCGCCTATATGAGCACAACTACAAACGAGTAGAACAGTTCATGAATGAAGTTGAAATCCTCACACGCTTGCGCCACACAAATCTTGTCTCCCTTTATGGGTGTACTTCGCGCCACAGCCGTGAACTTCTCCTCGTTTACGAGTATATTCCCAATGGCACTGTTGCAGATCATATTCATGGAGATCGAGCAACACCTGGTTCACTCACATGGCCTACTCGTATGAGCATAGCCATAGAAACTGCTAATGCATTGGCTTACCTCCATGCATCTGACATCATACATCGTGATGTGAAGACTAACAACATTCTCCTCGACAACAATTTTAGCGTTAAAGTTGCAGATTTTGGCCTTTCTCGCTTGTTCCCCACTGATGTCACCCATGTCTCAACAGCTCCTCAAGGGACACCTGGTTATGTTGACCCAGAATATCACCAATGTTATCAGCTTACAAGCAAGAGTGATGTTTACAGCTTCGGTGTTGTCCTCATCGAGCTCATATCATCTCTGACAGCTGTTGATATAGGTAGGCATAGGCATGAAATTAACTTGGCTAACCTAGCCATAAACAAGATTGAAAAGAGTGCATTCCACGAGTTGATTGACCCACATCTTGGCTTCCATTCAGATGATGAAGTTAAAAGGATGACCATTTCAGTGGCAAGCTTGGCTTTTCAATGTGTACAACAGGACAAGGAACTGAGGCCTTCCATGGATGAGGTTCTCAAGGAATTACATAATATTCAAAGTTGTAAGGATGTGCCGAAGGATCAAGAGAAAGCATATGAAGATGCAGGGATGTTGAATATAGACACACAAACTTCACCTGATTGTGATGAAGTTGGATTGTTGAAGACTAAACAGCTGCCACCTTCACCAAATTGTGTGACTGATAACTGGACTAGTAGATCTACCACACCCTTTAGCagtaattaa